ACAGCCATGAACGTACCGCCCGACCAGCGGCGGCACATGGAGCAATGACAAACGCCGAATTCGCGGGCGCCTACTTCGGCTTCAAAGCCGACGGCGCCGCAAAGACATTGCCCATGCTCTGTCGCGGAGACCTGGCTCATTGCTTGGCCTTTTCGTCGCCGGGAAGAACGTACTCGGTCCCTTCCCAAGGGGAAAGGAAATCGAAGTTACGGAATTCCTGCTTCAGTTCGACCGGTTCGTAAAGAACCCGTTTCAGAACGTCATCGTAACGCACTTCCACAAAGCCGGTAACCGGAAAATCCTTGCGCAGCGGATGGCCTTCAAAGCCGTAATCGGTGAGGATGCGGCGAAGATCCTTATGGCCTTCGAAAGGAATGCCATACATGTCCCATGCTTCACGCTCGAACCACTCTGCACCCATGTAAACGGATGTTGCAGACGGCACGCCCTCGTCTTCTTCCACCTGCAGCTTGACGCGCACGCGCAGGTTCTGGCGCGGCGACAGCAGATGATAGACGACATCGAAGCGCTTTTCGCGCTGCGGCCAGTCAACGCCGCAGATATCGATGATATTGACGAACCCGCATTGAACGTCATCACGCAGGAAGGT
This genomic interval from Agrobacterium tumefaciens contains the following:
- a CDS encoding NADH-quinone oxidoreductase subunit C, with protein sequence MSEALNDLAAYVKEARGSLVVSADIAYGELTLNTTPDNVIALLTFLRDDVQCGFVNIIDICGVDWPQREKRFDVVYHLLSPRQNLRVRVKLQVEEDEGVPSATSVYMGAEWFEREAWDMYGIPFEGHKDLRRILTDYGFEGHPLRKDFPVTGFVEVRYDDVLKRVLYEPVELKQEFRNFDFLSPWEGTEYVLPGDEKAKQ